Proteins encoded by one window of Chryseobacterium foetidum:
- a CDS encoding SDR family oxidoreductase: MNFTDKNVVITGGSTGIGFATAKAFIEAGANVLITGRNADNLKKAAERINNPKLKTLVSDTSNLAGIAVLENHVAESGNKVDVLFLNAGTAVFTPI, encoded by the coding sequence ATGAATTTTACAGACAAAAATGTAGTCATTACCGGTGGAAGTACAGGAATAGGATTTGCAACTGCGAAAGCTTTTATCGAAGCGGGAGCCAACGTTTTGATTACAGGGAGAAACGCCGACAATCTGAAAAAAGCGGCAGAAAGAATCAATAATCCAAAACTGAAAACTTTAGTTTCAGATACTTCAAATTTAGCTGGAATTGCTGTACTCGAAAACCATGTTGCAGAAAGCGGAAACAAAGTAGATGTCCTTTTTCTGAATGCAGGAACAGCCGTTTTTACACCGATTTAG
- a CDS encoding winged helix-turn-helix transcriptional regulator, producing the protein MECQAKDFQQEYKKEMRAVQDSMDVLHGKWKIAVISSICYYNKRRFSDILNDIDGISNRMLSKELKELEFNKLIHRNVFSTQPVTVEYTLTDHGNTLKTIINNLKDWGVQHRKKIVEG; encoded by the coding sequence ATGGAGTGTCAGGCAAAAGATTTTCAGCAGGAATATAAAAAAGAAATGCGTGCAGTACAGGATTCTATGGACGTTCTTCACGGCAAATGGAAGATTGCCGTCATCTCTTCTATCTGCTATTACAACAAAAGAAGGTTTTCGGATATTCTGAATGATATAGACGGAATTTCAAACCGGATGCTCAGCAAAGAACTGAAGGAACTGGAGTTTAATAAACTCATCCACAGAAACGTGTTCAGTACCCAACCCGTAACGGTAGAATACACTTTGACTGATCATGGAAATACACTGAAAACCATTATCAACAATTTGAAGGACTGGGGTGTTCAGCATCGTAAAAAAATTGTGGAGGGGTGA
- a CDS encoding GLPGLI family protein, translating into MHLKITLLILLIPFSIFAQSHRFLYSYQFVPNSAKGDSVITELTRLDVFADHSEFLSDVTAKKDSAIAFAINNNQSQANIKLPDGIYQNKTSKTKELTSTIEYIGIQPFKIEMNNSFKWQLSKETKTIEGYLCQKANLHYGGRIWEAWFTREIPVQQGPYVFSGLPGIIVQINDTKNHHTFTLKANYKIPAGSTGIYIRPYFVPVKIDAKSFNKKWNDYRKQPLGGTEQFMQMNPGLLSGESYDENGNKSLIIERTKEERAYAKKQLENYNNHINIELYKKL; encoded by the coding sequence ATGCATCTGAAAATTACGCTTTTGATTCTTCTTATTCCGTTTTCAATCTTTGCTCAAAGCCACAGGTTTCTTTATTCATATCAATTCGTCCCCAATTCTGCTAAAGGAGACAGCGTGATTACAGAACTGACTAGACTGGATGTTTTTGCTGACCATTCGGAATTTTTGAGTGATGTGACCGCCAAAAAAGATTCCGCAATCGCTTTTGCCATAAACAATAATCAGAGTCAGGCCAACATCAAATTACCTGATGGAATTTATCAGAATAAAACCTCTAAAACCAAAGAACTCACCTCTACAATCGAGTACATCGGCATTCAGCCATTTAAAATTGAAATGAACAATAGTTTTAAATGGCAACTTTCAAAAGAAACGAAAACCATTGAAGGCTATCTCTGCCAAAAAGCAAATCTTCATTATGGCGGAAGAATTTGGGAAGCATGGTTTACCCGAGAAATTCCTGTTCAGCAGGGACCTTATGTTTTTTCTGGACTGCCGGGAATTATTGTTCAGATTAATGATACAAAAAATCACCATACATTCACTTTAAAAGCCAATTACAAAATACCTGCAGGCTCTACTGGCATTTATATAAGGCCTTATTTTGTCCCGGTAAAAATTGATGCAAAATCTTTCAACAAAAAGTGGAATGATTACAGAAAACAGCCTTTGGGTGGAACCGAACAGTTTATGCAGATGAACCCCGGTTTGCTGAGTGGGGAAAGTTATGATGAAAATGGCAACAAATCACTCATCATCGAAAGGACAAAAGAAGAAAGAGCATACGCTAAAAAACAGCTGGAAAATTATAATAATCACATTAACATTGAGCTTTATAAAAAATTGTAG